The nucleotide window TGAGTAGCCATCTTGAGAGGCTTCGTGGCTTCCAGTCTGTTGGTCAGATAAACATTCATCATGATCAACAGTCCTTACAGGTTGGCCATTATAGCAATCCCCCGTGTCCTGAAGGAACCTGCCCTGCTTCATCTCAAGTGTTTGAAAATCAGTTTGTTGAAACGATGAACCTCTGCTCAGCTCCTCAGTGAAACTTAACAAATCACAAGATCCTAACTGTTGTTTGTCTTCCCTCTCATCCTGTACTTCTGGAGTCCATTTGGTCCGGGTAGTGTGGTCCAtatctgtttcctcctcctgctcttcctcatcATTCTCTTCTTCCATCAAATCTCCAGAAAATGGTAATCCAAGTCCTCTGTCAGTAGAAATCCCAGATTCACTAAATGGGGTACCAGCCAAAGAGCTGGGATGGGACACTGAACTGTTGCTAAGTACAGGAGATTGTATTTCAGATGGTGCTTGCGGTGTGTCCTGTCTCACTAACTGCCCCCCCCAGTCTTGAAAATCTCCCAAAGAGGTTGGACATAGTGGAGGTGCGGAGGGCGACTGTCCACCCTCATCGGAATCTTCCATTGAGATCTGTGAGTGGACATAAACTTCTTCTCTGGCTTTCAGGAAGTTATCTGACGGATATCTCAATGAGGGAGACACACTTCTGGCCACGGTGCTTGACTTTTCGTCGTAGTTTCCTTCTCCTACCTGTGTTTGACTGCAGCCTTTTGGTCTTGAATGAGACTGATGAAAAGCTTCTGAGATAACTTTTGATTGGCTGGGACTTTCTGACACCATGTGATGCTCAGTCGTATTATCAAGATCGTGATTAGTGGGTAAGACAGCTTGATTTTGCTCCATATCTGCGCTTTGACTTTGCCTTCTTTGTTCCGTCTTCTCCTGATGCTCCCTATGTGCACCTTGGACCTGGGTTTGCAGCACTGTGGCAGCATGGAAAAGCGTGCTAAATGTCTCCATGAACTTTCCTGTTCCTTTGGTTTGCTTGTCTGCCTGTTTAGGCCTGTCATgccactctctctctgcttcttttacTGTGCCTGATACAACGATGTATTCCATTTCTAGGCCTGAGGATGAATCTCCGTCTGAATTGGACCTGGCTTCGTCTCGACTACCTGAGTGAAGGCTGTCAGGGCTACATTTCAATGTGTCTCTCTTCCCACTGGAGCTGGAGCTTTTGCTTTCCGCATCTCCATTGTTCTCTTTGTTGGGCTCCCTTTGGATTTCAGAGGCAGTCCCATCTTCATCGTGAGCCACTGTGATTGACAGAGCATTTGATAATGAAGCCGATTCTGAGCTGTCCCAATTCACATGACTTGAGGACAGTGATTGGTCAGTCTGGATTTGAgtctcagcagcttctcctcGGCTTGAACGATAATTGGCAGAATTTTGCTGTGTGGCAGACGAATAGTCCACCAAAAAAAATGGGGAATAATCACTGGGTTGCTCTGCGCAATCAGCCTCTATTGATCCTCCTTTTCCTTTGTTGTCATATTCACTCTCAATTGAACTTCCCCCACTAGTTCCCTCAAATAAGAACACGTGGCTAACTGGCTGTTCTCTATTTGAAatcactgctctgctctcagtTTTTCCTAGAGTAATAGCCTTCTTGGATTGATCGTGTGTCTCGTCTATCTGAATAGGTCTTGTCACTGCTATAAAAGGGCTAGACTGCCCCTCAAGCTGTATCATGTCCACTACGGGGCTGGCATAGGTCTCAGGAGAGGATGTCCGGCTCCACTGATCAGCTCCTACATTGTCATATTCTGAGTTGGAGTTTACCATGCCAGGAACAGGTAAGTcccacatgtttgtgtctggatGTGGGGAAGTTTCCTTTTCTGAATGTTCAGATCCCAAGTTCTGCATTTCATCCCCCCCAGTTTCTTTACCCTGTACTATACTCTCTGCAGCTTCTATGACTATTCTCACATTGTGCTCATTACCTCTCCACTCCACTTCCTCAGGTGTATGACTAATTACTTTCCTCATATCGTTCCCCACCTCTAtggctttttcttcttctgactctTTGCCTGCACGAGTCTCTGGAGAATCACTGGCATCCGGTGATCCCATGTGGCTGAGTTCCTTTCCATTGTCAGGTCCTTCGGGGCTTGTTACAGTGGAAGAGCTGTCTTCCTGTATGGTGGTGTTCCACATCTCCATTCCACCATCACAGAATCCTGGTGGACTTTCCGTGGATGAACCACCCACAACACTACGGTTCACCCCACAGAAAGAACCAGAGTTTTCAGACAGGTGGTCAGGGGTTGCGAGAGGTGATAGACTGTCATCCCGGATTGTCATATTCCACATATCTAGTGATTCGGGGTAAGACGTGGTGGTTCCACTATCAGATTTAAGAAATCCCTTTTGAGCTGAGTAAGTCCAGAAGTCTAGGAGCTCCATCTTTCTGTCGTCCTTTTTACCTTGGactccttcatcctcttctttaGATGTGTCTGGTGTTAAAGTATTTAGGATTGCTTTCTTTCTTGACACAGAAGTTGTCTTTTCTTTCGCTCCAATAAAACCAGCTTTCCATTTTCCagttccctcctcctctggtggtgTCAATTGCAGATCACCCAAAGTAACAGGGTTCCACAGCTCCTTCAGTACAGAATCTGTGTTCCAGTTCTCATTTGAGTCGGTCTGCCCACTGACCAGACTAAGCTGAGGTTGAAGGCTCTTTGGCCTCTGGTGGGGATTCTTTAAGATTTCTCTTTCAGCGATCGACTCTTTGAGTCCAACGTCCTCTACAATATTCGGTGGGCTCTCGTATTCCTTGGTCCTATTCGAGGCATTATTATCACTTGAGGACAGTGCTCCTTGTGTGTCAAAGCAAAGTTCATCCCAGGTCTCTGACAAGGACGATGACATACTGTCCTTTCGCTGTAGGCCATTGATCCTTTCAGCTACATCTTCTGGGAAGAACCTGATCGCGCAACTGTTGGGTGGGCAGCTACCAGCCAGGCTGTTGACTGGGGTTGGAGGAACCACAGTGTCAATCATCTCATTCCCATGGATTTGACCATGGTGGTCAATTGAAGAATTTCGACTATCACTAGAGAAATCCAGGAAACTCAGTTCTTCAAGTTCAGATAAGTTGGAGCTCCCTGCTAGCCCCTTTAACCCCCCATCTCCTCTTACTTCAGAATTTGACAGTTCCCCTCCTGCTGACGAAGAGGGGTCACTGCTGTGTAGTGGGTCAAAACTAAAGAGGTCAAAGTTGTCAGTCTTATTTTTGCCAGAGCGGTGCTTCCTCCTCTCAAGTgggacaggaggggagagggacaACAACCCCAGGGGAGAGGGGTTTCTCAGGAGCAGTCCTCCTGGCCCAGCTGCTGGACCACCTCCTGCTATGACCTCACCGACTGGACTGTCATCACTAAGGAACACTGAACTCTCTTTGGAGGAGCGGCTGCTGCGGATGGTGGTCAAACCGCTGTCAGGGCTCACTAGCTCACCACAAGCACTGACTCCTACAcctcctgtgtcctcctcaCCATCTGCCATCACCCTATATACAGAGATAAAACAACGCTGTTATTGCATTGGGCCCATTTTTGCCCCAAATCATGATAGATAATAATTGATctcaaattgcttgttttgatGACTTCTACTGAcaattggtaaaaaaaaaaaggaatgcaTTTAATACCTTGCTATTGCCACCACATCTGCAGTGcctccctctgccctctctATGTCAGAGGCATCCATGTCATTGATACCAGATGATCCCTGGGAGAACTCCACACTGCCTGCTACTCCCTCCGTGGAAGAGGTCCGACTGCTGGGGTGGCAAGCTAATACAGAGCTGCGTCGGTCCACAAAGTCCTTGAGGATGCTCTGGATTTCCTCCTCCAGCATGGGAGGAGTACCAGAGGACGAGGAGGTGTTTATAGGGATGTGGTAAACCTGGAGATTCTCCCGAGCCTCCAGTTCACCAGAAAGAGACCAGCTGGAGGAGTCTTCCAACTCACAGCAGATCTGCAATGAGAGCCATTTCATCTTTCttatacaaaatatttcttttttttacaatgtatACTTTAGGGTTACTTTATATTGTTTCAGAGgtcaaaaaactattttatcaTTGTTTCCATAATTATCAACATATCAAAATAACAAGcaacaaatttaaataacagaaataaagtaaatcattttaataacaaaatTGTTAGGACCTGCGTGTCTTGGTTCCAGTGAGGTTGAGATAAGCTGCTGTGTGCTATTAACCATCAACATGTGTCATTGCCCATAATCTGAACGTAGGGAAACAGTATATATCCCCCATTTTTCAATGTATATGTCCCGTCTATCAAACCAGTCCTTAAATGAAGGAGTCCCTGGTGTTTTCCGACCCCTCGTCAAAACCTGTCTTTCCACCATGATGCTTGTCAAAATCCAGTAAGATGCACAACAGTGGGCCACTTGAAGGGGGTCCCCCAGTACATACAACCTTGGATTACATTCTCATACACTTTACTTATTTTTCCAACTGGCCCATCACACCTGTACAGGTGTTTGACCATCATCTCCTGACCAGTATTACTACAGGTATTAAGTAAggatttagaaagaaaacaaaaaatggaaataaaccaTTGAAAAGAGACAATTCTTTAATGAATTACCAGTAACCACAACACTGAAAAAGAACTGGCTCTTCCAAAGCTTGTCTTGTGTGTCACTGTTAACTCAAGGCTGATTTACCTGGTTTAGGATATCTGTGTCGTTTGAGTAGACAGCCACCTGCTGGCAGAGATGATGAACTGTATCATTGCTGGACAGGAGAACCACCAGACTGTCGAGGCCATGGCGCTGACTGAATGATTTCAGCCCCCCCACATAACTAGGCCAGTGctggaagagagaaaagaaacacagcaaaacagaaagaaagaaagatgaggagggggggtcAACATCTGAAATGAGTAAGACGGATCCTGTGATTTGcaaatttttaaaaacttactttgttaatgaaaacatttttaaaaagcaattagATTTACTATAATAGTCTAATAAACGTTTTGTAACGCTTTGATTACAGCTGTACGAGAAACTTTGTTGGACCCCCGCCTTTTATTGCGCATATGATTGAATTTTGTTTTAGTGAAGCTGAAGTGGTTGAAGTCAGCCTTCATCAGTAGCAATGAGAGACGAAGCTGTCAGAACGCACAGAGGGGTAGAGAGACACTTTGTGATTTATTGTCTGAAAATTAACTGTTTGCTCTTAAAACAGCCACCATGCACAGATTATGGTAATTCACCGACACTCACGGTGATTGATGGATGGAAAGTTGcattaattaattgttttgtttgtcaagggaacttgttttttttctttcactctgaaATGATTAACCGCAAAATTATGGCAGCCATAATTTGCAATGTAGGGTTATGCATAAAGtttgaaaacatatttgctTGATTAATCTAAATCTGTTGTACAACTGTTTGCTTTGGGAAGTTCTCAACAATGTTCTTGTGCTTATTTAAGTCGAACTTTTAAAAGACCAGTTATGGGAAAACGATAAGTGGAAGTtgtgtgtgagaacatgtgaaaacatcattTCCGGGAATTCAAAAAGTCCAATGATCTACTTGACATCTGAATGTGTGcatcttctttttctgtgttgtacagtgtgtgtggtcctTCTCTCTGCTTGagcccatgtgtgtgtgagtgtgtttgtgtgggtccACTGAAAATGATTGATGAGCACTTCAGGCGCTGTATCTGCCCAGGCTGTGTCAATATTAACCTGTGAGGATGAGGGGGCTACAAtactcctcctcctgttcctcccaccacccctccatccttttctctctccccacaATATGGCTGCTGTCATACTCGGGCTCAtcaatcctcacacacacacacacaactgccaACTTCTCTGACACCGCCATTTCTCAACACTGATATCCTGATGAGTGCAATGAAGCCTCCCAAGATTCgttaaaacacacatattcactCACTTAACGCACGAGTGAAAGCGCATGAAGCCTTAACACACGAAGATACACACAATAACCCACCATCCGTCTATAGGGCAATCTGTATGTACACATATGATTTCTGGTAAGGCAATAAAGTCTTCAAGATTTACAGTACAATTTaaacagaaatgttaaaatgatgCAAATACTCTGAAGCTACCACCCAGCTGCGTGCATacagtatgcacacacacacacacacacacacacacacacacacacacacacacacacacacacacacacacacacacacacacacatcgtcaGAAAACGAGCAGAGTGCAAATCTCCGCGATAACACGCAGGGCCACAGTCTGTCTGCCATTTGGCTCTGAACTGAGTAAATTACTACTCATATTGCctgcccctcctcttcctccctctctctgccaccTCCAGATAAACAGATTGCCTCTTCTTATAAATTACCAACATGTTAGCTATAAAAATCCACTTGCTAACTGTTTCCAAGAACCTTCAGATCTGGACGCGGAAAACCTGCATCTCATATCCTGAGCTTTCCTTAGACATAAACAGAGTTGCTTTGCTTACTTTCTATTGACTTTTATTGAAGAGAATATGTTAATATTGGCATGTTTTGTCATTAAAGTACAACATATGAGGTACAGAAAATCAAAAAGCCAAGATTATTGAGCAGTATGACTATTTTCAGTGGAGAAATGCCACATTGAGTAAGTAGAAAGTCACCAAAAGCAGGCACTCAGATGAAGTCATATTTGAAGGATGCAATGTTTTACTGATGCAGAAGTTATATCCCTAATCGActgtatttcatttcattgaatcattttttattgtgaaaaagaGAGTATAAAAACCAAATCAAATCTCTTACAAGTGTTCTGAGTTTCCATCAAACAATAAGAgaaaaagcaacacaaacaaaatgtaggaaatatttaaaacataataaaaaacaacaaaatttgcttcacaacacaaagacagaaaaacaccagTAGGTCTATGTCAACAACTTTTGCGGCCAagactaaagaaaaaaaatttaaatgtagatGGTGATAGTGtcagaaataaactttttctttttgatcaAGGAACTTTGTAGTCTTTGAGGTGTGGTAATATGACAGCGGCGCTACAACTaagacatttagtttttcttattcAATGATATTCTTTAAACCTTAGTCAACGTGATCTTTTAGCCTTTTCATTGCAAAGAAGATTCAGTTTTTTACTACTTCAAGATGTGACTACAGATCCTGTACTACTGTATATATTGATAATATTAACCCGTGATCAAGAATGATCAAAGTCTGTTGACTCTTCAGCCTGagtttgcattttacattttatcctTTTTCTGTTGTATCCTGTTTCTCCATCACCTGTGTGCCTCACTTTTCATCTTTCTCCCACTCGGCTCcaatctccacacacacacacacacacagagaaagacacgcacacacactctcacacacaccctccccttGTCTCTTTGGttgtctttgctccacaggtAGCAAGTCTTTAGCGGCTGCTTGCAGTTCTCCCAACCTGCCATCATTATGCACAATAGCCTTAGGTACAAAACTCAGGCCTCATAACTCACGCCCCGCGCGCGCAAATTCCCGTGCAAACACAGtcaaagcaaaaacacatttcctgctGTCGCCAACATCTCCGGCAAAGAATTAATCAAGCGTTCATCCATTTAGGCTCTTTGCATACCCTTTCCGTCAGAACACAGAACGCTAAGAGAGTTGCGAGTTCTTCTCAGGCGATCGTTTCACCACCCTGATGAATCCATCAAGCGAGGTTTGATTTATACATCTGTCTGTGATCACAGCGGTACAGCTACAGCAAATGGGGTGGCAAGGAGCGAGCTGACACCACCCAGCTCAAACACACGCATGCCAatgtgcacgcacacgcacacatgtgcAATATATAGCatatgcaacacacacacgtgcatttgctcacaaaccaacagCTCTACTCTCAggagcgcgcgcacacacacacacacacactgctcatgAAGTTTTGGAAGGAAAGGGGGAGGGCGGGTGTAAAAGTTTGCAGAGAAAGAAGCTcaaatgtctttctgtctgtctctctcatatGGGCCTTCTTGGCATGCTTCATTCACTCAGCTCTAAGTGCAGGGATTTGGGGGCCAAGATGCGAGCGCTGAGtctataaatgttttgttttgtttgtttgtttgccctCAAAGCCAGAGGAAGCCACAGGGGGAGGATGAAAATGAAGGAAGAGAAACAATGAATGTTTCTgaagagatgatgatgaggaggaaccATCAGCGCAAAGTTAGTAAAGATACAGAGTGATGACTTTCCTGTGCAGTGGTTTTCTTAAACTTGTTTAAATGCCACATTTGTGTGTATACAGCGAATTCTAAAATGTGTATTGAAGCCCAAAACAAATTGATGACAAAATATGTCAACTTCCagacaaaagagaaatgtttcttTGTGCCCCGctaacaaaaacaacagcgaACAGAGTAACGACGAACCATCagcatgtgtttatgtatgcAGATTTATAAGGGGGAATATTTGAATCATCTCTCAGTTTGATGTGGCTCcagtataaatatttaaaaaaaggaaatcactGCAGTGCATGAACGAGAGAACCAGGAAGtcagagagggacagaaagaTAGAGGGGTGGAGGGGCGGGGCACCCTGGCTCCCTGGTCTTCAATCTTAGTCCCTGGGAGGCCCACCCTGCACCTGCTGTCTCCTAGTGCCTCTCATCAGAAAGGCATTTAGCGAGTGCTGTGGCTGCGGGCCCCTTCATTAGCGACCATAATTATTTGTGCAAGTGGTGTAGGGCTAAACTGGCCCcgcataaacaaacagaaagggcCGGAGGACTGTGAACAAACAACGCATTTGAGGCAATCAACGTCGCCAGCGTGGAAACCTAAAGCAAACCTCAGACGCAGAGACGGACAAGCACACGTGTGCACCAATAGAATGAGACAAACAATTctacatcagcagcacaaaactttatcaaacaaaacaaaacacaaccaacaaaatacaaaatattggTAACATGTATgcaaagaaatcaacaaaattgtttcccacacagagaaaaactaaGATAAGTGTGTGCTCATATCAGAGTTTAAACCAAATGGAAAACTTCAAATGCTTTTCCACCTTTACAATTTCTACTGTCTAGAGAGCAGAAACAAAgaactaaaaaaaaattatgtattgtaatagtgtgtgcgtgtgtgtgtgtgtgtgtgtgtgtgtgtgtgtgtgtgtgtgtgtctgcaggctcCTGTCCTTCCCACAGTTCATCAACCCCACAGCATGACAACCCCTCATCCGACCAAAGCTTCATCTGCCAGCGCTAATTACTGAGCCATGAAAACCtctgatacacaaacacacactcactgacatttagtgtgtttgtgcgtttaTTGATTTGAGCTGCGTGTTAGTGTTACACCAGACCTTGTATGTCACCAAGAAAAACCCAAAGCCCACCTTAGCTATCTCATATTACATCAACTGAGCTTTTAGTTGTCGGGTTTCTCCCAGCTACAGGTGACGCTGCGTGATGACTGTGTGCCCTTGAGCGAGGCAGCTGACCCCTATTGACTTCTGTGATGACAgccaacaaagtgctgctaacaATGCATTGGAAATGTCGTGTTTCTGTGAGCGCTGCACACACCCCcgaaattttttttaaataaaaataataatataataatatttatatggCTGAATACTTTATCTTTACTACAGTGTTataacagagacaaacacaggcactgcacttcctctggcaatttacaatacacatgccaagtgtgaggcCGATTAGATGAATGGTTGTCGAGGTAGAAGTTCcagatgcagacagacagacggaatTAGTAGGTAAATGATCATATCTAATTTTTACGCTCCTTGCAGCAAATTTGCTAAGaaaattaaacaatatttacaaatcCTATAAAGCTGACAAGGTTGTATGAGGGATACGTTGCTCACTGCTTCCATAGCTTATTCTGAAAAGTGTTAATTTTATATAGGGACACATTCATTACACACGTTTTTAATTATTCTGAATTGCAAAAGGGTGTCACAGACAAACTCATATGATATTTGCTCATGTCCAACATCAACGGGGAACTTTATCCAAACTTGGAATTACAGTTTGAGGAACTGATTTGCTTTTACGGCTTCAGATGCCGCGCGAACATAAACAAATGATACACCGACACATCCCGACAGGCCCTGTGAGTCTCAAACAATGAAACTCCATTcattttcacttctctctgccATAATAGGGGAACACACAGACTGACTAATGTATGTTTATACAATACACGAAAATGCATTAGTCAGTCTATACGATATGTCCATATCATTACACCACGCACACTCTGAAGCTTTTTCTTCTGCTAACTAGACAGTCAAAGCCAGAATTGTTTCACCCCAAAATCTAACTCCGTCCTCTTTAactgccaccacacacacacaaaacacacacactttgacaaaCACATTACACATAAACCATTAAAGGCTAATTGAAtctaatttatttagttttctggAAAAGAATCATTTAAGGCAGAACTTCCCTAAGCCCCCTCAATGAATGGTACTCTGATACCGTTTTACTCTCTTttcaaacacaattaaaaaataatatataaatatatacacactgcAAATGACATGCATATAAGGAGTTCATTTTGGAGCCCGATCTCAGGTCATTAGTAACCCACCATGACGCTGTGGAGTTGGAGGGTCCGCTGGCGACACACAGGCCCCTGGCCATTTATTCTATATTAAGTCTCTAATGGgccctctctcttgttctctctctctctctctcagtctctgtctctctgtctctctctctctcgatacGCAGCATGTCGGCTCAGCGCTGGTAAAATATGCACAGAAAGTCcggcgcgcacacacagacaaagccATTCAAATGAATGGTTATTTATTCGCTAAACGAGGATCTGGGTGTTTAATGTTCCTTGGACGTTAGGTAGTTTTCTGGGGGAGGCAGAGCCAT belongs to Hippoglossus stenolepis isolate QCI-W04-F060 chromosome 9, HSTE1.2, whole genome shotgun sequence and includes:
- the LOC118115597 gene encoding protein prune homolog 2 isoform X3, coding for MTIALTSLTTDQEHWPSYVGGLKSFSQRHGLDSLVVLLSSNDTVHHLCQQVAVYSNDTDILNQICCELEDSSSWSLSGELEARENLQVYHIPINTSSSSGTPPMLEEEIQSILKDFVDRRSSVLACHPSSRTSSTEGVAGSVEFSQGSSGINDMDASDIERAEGGTADVVAIARVMADGEEDTGGVGVSACGELVSPDSGLTTIRSSRSSKESSVFLSDDSPVGEVIAGGGPAAGPGGLLLRNPSPLGLLSLSPPVPLERRKHRSGKNKTDNFDLFSFDPLHSSDPSSSAGGELSNSEVRGDGGLKGLAGSSNLSELEELSFLDFSSDSRNSSIDHHGQIHGNEMIDTVVPPTPVNSLAGSCPPNSCAIRFFPEDVAERINGLQRKDSMSSSLSETWDELCFDTQGALSSSDNNASNRTKEYESPPNIVEDVGLKESIAEREILKNPHQRPKSLQPQLSLVSGQTDSNENWNTDSVLKELWNPVTLGDLQLTPPEEEGTGKWKAGFIGAKEKTTSVSRKKAILNTLTPDTSKEEDEGVQGKKDDRKMELLDFWTYSAQKGFLKSDSGTTTSYPESLDMWNMTIRDDSLSPLATPDHLSENSGSFCGVNRSVVGGSSTESPPGFCDGGMEMWNTTIQEDSSSTVTSPEGPDNGKELSHMGSPDASDSPETRAGKESEEEKAIEVGNDMRKVISHTPEEVEWRGNEHNVRIVIEAAESIVQGKETGGDEMQNLGSEHSEKETSPHPDTNMWDLPVPGMVNSNSEYDNVGADQWSRTSSPETYASPVVDMIQLEGQSSPFIAVTRPIQIDETHDQSKKAITLGKTESRAVISNREQPVSHVFLFEGTSGGSSIESEYDNKGKGGSIEADCAEQPSDYSPFFLVDYSSATQQNSANYRSSRGEAAETQIQTDQSLSSSHVNWDSSESASLSNALSITVAHDEDGTASEIQREPNKENNGDAESKSSSSSGKRDTLKCSPDSLHSGSRDEARSNSDGDSSSGLEMEYIVVSGTVKEAEREWHDRPKQADKQTKGTGKFMETFSTLFHAATVLQTQVQGAHREHQEKTEQRRQSQSADMEQNQAVLPTNHDLDNTTEHHMVSESPSQSKVISEAFHQSHSRPKGCSQTQVGEGNYDEKSSTVARSVSPSLRYPSDNFLKAREEVYVHSQISMEDSDEGGQSPSAPPLCPTSLGDFQDWGGQLVRQDTPQAPSEIQSPVLSNSSVSHPSSLAGTPFSESGISTDRGLGLPFSGDLMEEENDEEEQEEETDMDHTTRTKWTPEVQDEREDKQQLGSCDLLSFTEELSRGSSFQQTDFQTLEMKQGRFLQDTGDCYNGQPVRTVDHDECLSDQQTGSHEASQDGYSLVSRRHQDVSSQPTNENAAYQWTGSHDVTQGQTQYGYNYHHIDQRTEIQTTHSTCVEPKSNSQLNTTAVYAEFTTDPAAIPCGSDQTESYYEAGVSAEYTPDDSKFHYVAENQYGDDSSQLQCSQYQTDGQCQYETDHAQYQLEGQPFYQSDVQPEREDHARYVPEEYVHSLLSRHSPQRDGATGMMMKMASSEEAAEELDNGEDPASSADVSGSSNQRRKLAAPPLNVSLDHSEGSLLSEDALDTDDEALDTGDDLDINIDELDTPDEAESLELSRHGDSEESNLAAGVASSDVTAGHSSAEGSRDSRLWRSVVIGEQEHRIDMKSIELYKRVISHGGYYAEQNAIIVFAACFLPDSDCDNYSYVMENLFLYVISTLELMVAEDYIIVYLNGATPRRRMPGFSWMKKCYQMIDRRLKKNLKMFIIVHPSWFIRTLLGITRPFISSKFSSKIKYVNSLRELGEIIPIEYIHIPPSIIKLDTDLQESAAKADKKGNSAV
- the LOC118115597 gene encoding protein prune homolog 2 isoform X7, which gives rise to MTIALTSLTTDQEHWPSYVGGLKSFSQRHGLDSLVVLLSSNDTVHHLCQQVAVYSNDTDILNQICCELEDSSSWSLSGELEARENLQVYHIPINTSSSSGTPPMLEEEIQSILKDFVDRRSSVLACHPSSRTSSTEGVAGSVEFSQGSSGINDMDASDIERAEGGTADVVAIARVMADGEEDTGGVGVSACGELVSPDSGLTTIRSSRSSKESSVFLSDDSPVGEVIAGGGPAAGPGGLLLRNPSPLGLLSLSPPVPLERRKHRSGKNKTDNFDLFSFDPLHSSDPSSSAGGELSNSEVRGDGGLKGLAGSSNLSELEELSFLDFSSDSRNSSIDHHGQIHGNEMIDTVVPPTPVNSLAGSCPPNSCAIRFFPEDVAERINGLQRKDSMSSSLSETWDELCFDTQGALSSSDNNASNRTKEYESPPNIVEDVGLKESIAEREILKNPHQRPKSLQPQLSLVSGQTDSNENWNTDSVLKELWNPVTLGDLQLTPPEEEGTGKWKAGFIGAKEKTTSVSRKKAILNTLTPDTSKEEDEGVQGKKDDRKMELLDFWTYSAQKGFLKSDSGTTTSYPESLDMWNMTIRDDSLSPLATPDHLSENSGSFCGVNRSVVGGSSTESPPGFCDGGMEMWNTTIQEDSSSTVTSPEGPDNGKELSHMGSPDASDSPETRAGKESEEEKAIETGSHEASQDGYSLVSRHQDVSSQPTNENAAYQWTGSHDVTQGQTQYGYNYHHIDQRTEIQTTHSTCVEPKSNSQLNTTAVYAEFTTDPAAIPCGSDQTESYYEAGVSAEYTPDDSKFHYVAENQYGDDSSQLQCSQYQTDGQCQYETDHAQYQLEGQPFYQSDVQPEREDHARYVPEEYVHSLLSRHSPQRDGATGMMMKMASSEEAAEELDNGEDPASSADVSGSSNQRRKLAAPPLNVSLDHSEGSLLSEDALDTDDEALDTGDDLDINIDELDTPDEAESLELSRHGDSEESNLAAGVASSDVTAGHSSAEGSRDSRLWRSVVIGEQEHRIDMKSIELYKRVISHGGYYAEQNAIIVFAACFLPDSDCDNYSYVMENLFLYVISTLELMVAEDYIIVYLNGATPRRRMPGFSWMKKCYQMIDRRLKKNLKMFIIVHPSWFIRTLLGITRPFISSKFSSKIKYVNSLRELGEIIPIEYIHIPPSIIKYDEERGKHRFARMRADKKGNSAV